Below is a genomic region from Deinococcus cellulosilyticus NBRC 106333 = KACC 11606.
CTGTTCTGAAGGACATCCGCATTCAGGACTTCCCCGAAAAGCGCTCGGTGGAGGCCCATGTGGTGCTGGGCAAAGAAGACACCTACGCCAAACTCAACACCTACGTGAACCAGCCACAGCAACCCGTAGCCATGCCCTTTGTAAAGTACCATCCCTTCTCTGACACCTACGTGACCCTGCTGGCCTACAAGCAGGAAGAAAACTGGGCCACCGTACGGGTCATTCAGACCCCCCTGGTGTCCTGGATCTGGATCGGGACACTGGTGATGGTGCTGGGCAGTTTCATCAGCCTGCAATCTCCCACTGTGAACGTGCAGACCCGCACCCGCCAGCAGGAGGTGACCGCATGAAACGCTGGATTGGCCCCATCATTGTGGTGCTCGTTGTTGCCCTTCTCGGGTACGGCCTCCTCAAGGAAGATGACACCCCCAGCAGTCCCATCGTGGACAGGCCTGCACCAGAATTCACCCTGAAGAGCCTTGAAGGGCAAGAATACCAGCTCAGCAAGTTGAAAGGCCGTCCCGTGGTGATCAACTTCTGGGCCTCCTGGTGCCTGCCCTGCCGGGTTGAAGCGCCTGTCTACCGCACCCTGACCCAGCAGGCTGGAGACCAGGTGGAGTTTCTGGGCATTGCCTTCAACGACGACCAGAAGAAAGCCCAGGCTTTTCAGGAAGAATTCGGCCTGAAGCTCCCCATCCTGTGGGACCCGGGCTCCAGGGTGGCCATCGATTACGGGGTTGCACAGATTCCCGTGACCCTGGTGCTTGATCAGAACGGCACCATCGTGTACCGCCACCTCGGTGAGGTGGATCTGGAAACCATGCAGGGTGTGCTGTCCAGACTCGGGGTGAAGCTGTGAGATCCTTTCTCGTGTGTGCAGTGCTGCTCTTTGGGAGTGCTGCACTGGCCGAGGCTCCCACCCAGAACGCTGTGAATGTCACTGACACGGTGCAATTGACCCCTGAGCAGGAACAAGAGGCCAGAGCCATTGCCGGTCAGATCAAGTGCCCGGTGTGCAAAGGGGAATCCCTGCTGACCAGTTCCAACGACCTGTCCCGCCAGATCTACCTGGACATCAAAAGTCAGGTGAAAAACGGCGTTGGCGAAGCACAGATCCTGAATTACATGGTGTCCCGCTATGGTGAAACCATCCTGCTGAATCCTCCCAAAAAAGGCCTGAACTGGCTCTTGTGGATCGCTCCGGTGGCGGTGCTGCTGGGTGCAGGCTGGGCGCTGTCCGGATACCTGAAAAATGCCTCCAGACCTCCAGTGGTGTCCAGTGAAGATCTGGAACGGGTCAACCATTACCTGCAGAAAGAGAAAGAGTCATGATTTACCTGATTCTGGCCCTGGCTGCCCTCATGCTGGCGGTGGTGCTGCTTCCCACCAGTCGCAAGGCCGTCACCTCCACCGAAGACACCCAGCGCAGCGACCTGCTGGAAGAGCGGGACCTGCTGGTCAGCGAGTTGCGGGACCTCAGCACCCAGAGCCTGCCTGAGGCAGAGCGTGAGCGTGCAGAACTGACCTTCAAGGCCAGACTGGCCCGGGTACTCAGGGCACTGGATGAACTTCCTCCTGCTCCTTCTGGCGTGACCCTGAGTCGTCCGGCCCACCTCCCTGCCCTGCTGGTCACGCTGCTGTGCGCTTCTCTTTTGATCGGCGGTGGATTCACCTTCTTCCAGAGCTGGCGTTACATGGGTGTGGGAGATGCAGAGGCGAAACAACTGCAGAACGTCCTGAAGCTGCCTGAGCTGCAATCGAAAGCCAGCCGTTCCCAGAACCCCGAAGACATCCGTGCCTATGCCAGGGCAGCTTTCGATGCAGGAAAATTCCGGGAGTCTGCGCAGGCTTACGGAGACCTGATCAACCTGACCCGAGACACCAAAGATGCCGAAGCCCTCAGGCGTCTCGGGGTGTTCATGTCCACCAATGAGAAGTTCCGTGCCCAGGGGCTCGGTCTGGTGCAACTGTCGGTTCAGCTTGAGCCCAAAGAGCCCGAAGGATACCTGCTGCTGGGTTACACCTACGTCAACAATGGAGCCCCTCAGGAAGCTCTGGACGCCTTTCTGAAGTTCCGTGACCTGCGCCCGATGAGCCTGGAGGCCGATGAGCAGATTGCCCAGCTGAGGTCAGCTCTGGGCCAGAACGCCTCTGGAGAAGAGCTTTTCGCCCAGAATTGCTCCAGCTGTCACGGCACCCAGGGTGAAGGCAAAACCGCTCCCAGCCTGCTCAGCAGTGCGGCCATTCGTGACGAAGCAGCCCTCAGGAACATCATTCAGAACGGTGTGGGCTCCATGCCTGCCTTCCCGGAATTGAAAGGGAAAACTCTGGATGCCCTCGTTCAGTACACCCAGAGCCTGCAGAAATGAGTGAACCGAAAGTCACCCGACGCAAACTCCTGGAATACTGGTGGGTGCTGCCCGTGGCCGGAACTTTCGGAGCCTTTGGAGGCATGTTCTGGTATGCCTCCAATGTGACCTTTGGGAAAAAGCAGCCTAAATCCCTCAACTTCAAGGCTGGAGAAGTCAAGTTCGTGGCCGATGCCTCTGACCTGAAAAATGCGTTTGACAGCCTGGAATTCACCTATGCAGGGGTGCCCTGTGTCCTGATGCAGCTTCCAGAAGCCACTGCTGCCAGTGTTTCGCTGGAGGACAGGCATTTTGCGGCGTACTCCCGGATCTGCACGCACCTGGGCTGTCCGGTACAACCCCTCAGGGACCAGGAGGCCACTGCCCTGACCTTCAATTACCGCATCAAGCACCCGATGCTGGGCTGCCACTGCCATTACAGCATCTTCGACCCCCTTCAGGAAGGAAAAAGCGTGTTCGGCAAGGCCCTCCATCCCCTTCCCAGAGTGAAACTCAGTCTGAAGGAAGGTCGGATTTTTGCGTCCGGGCTGGAGCCCGCACCTGGCCAGGGCGGGTGAGCAGCACCACCGCCACCAGAATCAGCAGACAGGCCAGAATGCTTTGCAGGTTGATGGTCTCCCCTCCCAGAAAATGCCCCACGAACAGGGCCACAATTGGGTTCACATAGGCGTAACTCATTGCCAGGGGTGTGCTGACCGTTCGGACAAGGTACATGAATGCGTTGTAGGCAATGATCGACCCGAAAATCACCAGATACCAGAATGCCACCCACGCCTGAGCCGGAACGTGGGTGATTTTTTCGCCAAGCACCAGTCCCACAAGAGCACTGGCGATTCCACCAAAAAAGATCTGCAGGGCGGTGTTCATGACCCCATCTGGCATCCTGAGCTGTTTGCTCCAGACCGTGCCAAAAGACCAGCTCATGGGAGCCAGGATCAGGGCAAACATGGCGATGGGGGCTGCCGCAAGTTCTTTCCCGGAGTTCAGCACCACGATGCCCACCACGCCAAGGATCAAACCCAGCCATTCTGTGCCTCTCGGCGCTTTGCCCCACAGGGCGCTCCACACTGCGGCCCAGACAGGGGAAACACCCACAGCAACTGCGGCAACCGCACTCGAGACGTCCTGCTCTGCGTAAAGGACCATGCCATGCCCCACCACCGTCAGCAGAATGCCCACCATCGCAGCATTGAGGGTCTGCCTCAGGTCCGGCCAGGGGGTTTTTCGCAGCTTCAGAAAAAGCAGCAGAATCAGCCCTGCAGTCATGTAACGGAAGCCCCCCTGCAGGAAGGGAGGAAAACCAGTGAGGGCCACCCGCATCCCAAAATAGGTGGACCCCCAGATCAGATAGACCGCAACCAGAGACCACAGGACCGTTGGGGACATGATCTGCCAAGCCTAACCCGTGCATTGTGCACAGGGCAATAAGCGAAAGCAGTTAACGGGAAAGCTGACCGCTTTCAGGAAAGGCAGGCAGCTTAAGCCTTCTTTCTCATCAAGGGTTGCATGAACCAAACCTAAAGGCCCTCTCTTCAGGAGCCCTACAGCTGCCTGAGCAACAGGAAAACCTGTTTTTTGCCTTGCAGGATTTATCTGCTTTCTCACGTTTGTCAGGGAAACTGCAGCTTTCTTCTCAGACAGAACCGTAGCATGGGTCTCAGTACTATGCGAAAAGTTCTTACAGTCACCATGTTGCTTGCATCACCCACCACCATTGCCCTCGCCCAGACCCAGGACACTTTACAGGCCATTCAGATCGTTGGTGTCACAGGAGCCCAGGAAGCCAGCATCAAGAGCCGCCTGCCCATCTATGTGGGCTCCAAAGTCACGGACGTCAAAGAAGAGACCATCCGGGCAGCCATTGCCCGTCTGGGGACCTTCACCGTGACCAGTGTCACCGTGCAGAACACCAACACGGGTCCTGTGCTGCGCATTGAAGTCAGAGAGAACCCCAAAATTGCAGACATCGTGGTGACCGGCAGCACCCTGGTTGATCCTGCGGCCTTCACAAAAACCCTGCAGGAGCAGTACGGCATTTCAAAAGGTGCACAGCTCAACACCTCCCAGCTTGAACTCGCCCGCGCACGTTTCCGGCAGGCGTTGCGTGACCTGGGCCTTCCTTTCCTGCCCGAAGTCACCACTGCTGTGCAGGAAGGTCCAGCAGGGGCCACCATCACCTTCAATGTGCAGGAAGCCGCTCCGGTCAGGCAGGTGGTTTTTCAGGGCCTCACCCGCCTGCCCCAGAACGAGGCACAGGCTGCTTTTGCTGACCTGCTGAAGCAGGGCACATTCAGTTCAGACGTGTACGAACAGAGCCTGCGCAACCTCTCCGAGGCCTACCAGAAAGCAGGGTATCTGGGAAGCGGTGCAGACCTGACCCGCGCCACCCTCAACAATGGCATCTTGAGCATCCCCGTGGTGGAACTGACCATCGGGAGCATTGACACCAGTCTGGTGACCCCTGCCCCCACCCTCAATGTCAAAGAAGGGGCTGTGTTCCGTCCCTCTGACTTCAATGCAGATCTGCAGCGCATCAGTGAACAGCTGGGCAAAACCGTAACCTTGCAATACCAGCAGAGCCCCTCTGATCCAACCCGGGTGGATGTGCAACTGGTTATCACGGACATCCCAGCGGGCAAAATCCAGCAGGTGACCATTGAAGGGAACACCGCCATCCCTGATGAAACCCTGATCGCTGCCCTGAAGTCAAAAGTGGGACAGACCTTCAGCCTGCCCCAGGCCCAGGAGGACCTGCTTGCCCTGCAACGCGCTTACCGGGAAAAAGGGTTTGATGTGGTCATCCCCGAGAATGCCGTGGGCTTTGATGGCAAAGTGCTCACCTTCAAATTGACCGAGGTGACCATCGGTGGCTACGACATCAAGTGGGAGGGGGCGCAACGCACCAATGAGGACTTTGTGCGCTCCCAGCTTCCTGCGGTGGGCAGTGCGCTGAATGCTGACACTTTCAGGAAATACCTGGGGCGTCTGGTTCAGGGAGGGGTGGTCAAGGCGCTCAACGTTCAGCCGGTTCCCACCGATGACCCCAGCAAAGTGCGTCTGGCCATCACCCTGCAGGATGTGCCCAGCCTGAACGTCAGCCCGGGTCTGACCTACGCCCCCGGAGAGGGATTTGCCGGAGACCTGCAGGTGACGGACACCAACCTGTTCGGCATCGGGCACCAGCTGAGTGCCAGCCTGAATTTCACCCCCAATGAGGCCAGACAGGTGCTCGGTGGATCGGTGTCTTACGGTCTGCCCTATCTGGGAACCCCTGAACAACCCATCAGCGGAAAGGTCACGGTGTCCAGCAACGTCACCCCCAATGTGGACATCAAAAACGGCACCGTTGCCATCGGACGCCAGTACACCGAGCGCAACAACCAGCTCACGGTGGAGGCTGCCACCCCCCTGAACGACAACGTATCGCTCAGTGGAGGTGTGCAGGGTGAAATCAAACAATATTTCCTGGAACCAGGGGCAGCAGACAGCCTGCCCGACAGCGATCCTGCAGTCACCCAGAACCTGCCTGGTCGGGGCTGGACCGTGCAGGCCTTCTCCAGTGTCAATGCCGATTACGCAGACAGTGCCAGCTTCCCGACCACGGGTTTCCGGGCTTCCGTGAATGCCAGCTATGGGTTTGGCTTCGAGAAAAGCAACCTCAACTGGGGCAAGGTGGCAGGCGGCCTGAGGGGCTACGTGGACCTGACCCCTGGGGCTCCCGTGAACCTCGTGCTTGCGGGTCGGGTGGATGCCGGGACCATCATCGGCACGGCCCCTGAATCTGCCCTGTTCCGGGTGGGGGGCAGCCAGTTCGATGACCGCTTCAGCCTGAAAGGTTTTGATGAGGCCAGTTTCACAGGCAAGAACTTCTTCACGGCAGGGGTGGAGGCCCGGGCAGATTTCGGCCTGAAGACCGATTTCCTGCAAGGGATGTATGCTCTGGGCTTTGTGGATGCTGGAGATGCCTGGACCCAGAATGATTTCAACATGAATGTGGGCTACGGTCTGGGAATTCAGGCCAACCTGGGACCGGAAAGTTTTGTGATCCCTGTGCGCATGGATTACGCTTTCTCAAACCTGTATCCAAGAGGGAAATTCTCCATCAAGCTGGGCTTCCTGTTCTGATCTTTTCAAATTCAACTGCAGCCCATGACAGACCACCAAAAATTTGCCCCCGATGATGCATCGGGGGCCACACTCCATTGGTCGGTTCAACTGTAGCAGTTTTTCTGTCACAGGAATCTGATTTCGTCACATCGGCCTTCGATGGCGTTGAATCGGGAAAGCTTGCATCTTGAGGACATGGCATCAGGATGCGCCAGTCCCCTCTGTGAAGATTGGGGCAAACCGGGAACAGGCGGAATCGGTATAATAGGCCATGCCTCTTTCCCGGGTCATCCCACTCAAACGCGCTGCACACGTCTATCTGGTGCAGGATGGACACCTGCTTCTGGTCACCGAACGCATGGACGATGGGTCCATCTTCTGGGGGCTTCCCGGCGGAAAGGCCAGAGATGGTGAATCCCTGGCCGATGCTGCCGTGCGGCAGGTCAAAGAAGAAACCGGCCTGGAAATGTTCGACCTGGAGTTCATTTCGCTTCTGGAAGGCGAGATGCTCTCCATGACCAAACACGCCCATTACGCCAACTTTGCGCGTTTCACCGGAAAATTCCGTGGTGAATTGCAACCCAATGATCCAGAAGTGCTGTCTGCAGAATGGATTCCGTTCGATCAGGTGATGCAACTGGTTCGTTTTGGACCCCCACCGGAATTCGAGGAGCGCAACCCCCTGATCTGGGTGCCCACCCAGGACTTTCTGGCC
It encodes:
- a CDS encoding TlpA family protein disulfide reductase; this translates as MKRWIGPIIVVLVVALLGYGLLKEDDTPSSPIVDRPAPEFTLKSLEGQEYQLSKLKGRPVVINFWASWCLPCRVEAPVYRTLTQQAGDQVEFLGIAFNDDQKKAQAFQEEFGLKLPILWDPGSRVAIDYGVAQIPVTLVLDQNGTIVYRHLGEVDLETMQGVLSRLGVKL
- a CDS encoding cytochrome c-type biogenesis protein, with product MRSFLVCAVLLFGSAALAEAPTQNAVNVTDTVQLTPEQEQEARAIAGQIKCPVCKGESLLTSSNDLSRQIYLDIKSQVKNGVGEAQILNYMVSRYGETILLNPPKKGLNWLLWIAPVAVLLGAGWALSGYLKNASRPPVVSSEDLERVNHYLQKEKES
- a CDS encoding c-type cytochrome; the protein is MIYLILALAALMLAVVLLPTSRKAVTSTEDTQRSDLLEERDLLVSELRDLSTQSLPEAERERAELTFKARLARVLRALDELPPAPSGVTLSRPAHLPALLVTLLCASLLIGGGFTFFQSWRYMGVGDAEAKQLQNVLKLPELQSKASRSQNPEDIRAYARAAFDAGKFRESAQAYGDLINLTRDTKDAEALRRLGVFMSTNEKFRAQGLGLVQLSVQLEPKEPEGYLLLGYTYVNNGAPQEALDAFLKFRDLRPMSLEADEQIAQLRSALGQNASGEELFAQNCSSCHGTQGEGKTAPSLLSSAAIRDEAALRNIIQNGVGSMPAFPELKGKTLDALVQYTQSLQK
- a CDS encoding Rieske 2Fe-2S domain-containing protein, with amino-acid sequence MSEPKVTRRKLLEYWWVLPVAGTFGAFGGMFWYASNVTFGKKQPKSLNFKAGEVKFVADASDLKNAFDSLEFTYAGVPCVLMQLPEATAASVSLEDRHFAAYSRICTHLGCPVQPLRDQEATALTFNYRIKHPMLGCHCHYSIFDPLQEGKSVFGKALHPLPRVKLSLKEGRIFASGLEPAPGQGG
- the yedA gene encoding drug/metabolite exporter YedA, giving the protein MSPTVLWSLVAVYLIWGSTYFGMRVALTGFPPFLQGGFRYMTAGLILLLFLKLRKTPWPDLRQTLNAAMVGILLTVVGHGMVLYAEQDVSSAVAAVAVGVSPVWAAVWSALWGKAPRGTEWLGLILGVVGIVVLNSGKELAAAPIAMFALILAPMSWSFGTVWSKQLRMPDGVMNTALQIFFGGIASALVGLVLGEKITHVPAQAWVAFWYLVIFGSIIAYNAFMYLVRTVSTPLAMSYAYVNPIVALFVGHFLGGETINLQSILACLLILVAVVLLTRPGQVRAPARTQKSDLPSD
- a CDS encoding BamA/OMP85 family outer membrane protein, encoding MLLASPTTIALAQTQDTLQAIQIVGVTGAQEASIKSRLPIYVGSKVTDVKEETIRAAIARLGTFTVTSVTVQNTNTGPVLRIEVRENPKIADIVVTGSTLVDPAAFTKTLQEQYGISKGAQLNTSQLELARARFRQALRDLGLPFLPEVTTAVQEGPAGATITFNVQEAAPVRQVVFQGLTRLPQNEAQAAFADLLKQGTFSSDVYEQSLRNLSEAYQKAGYLGSGADLTRATLNNGILSIPVVELTIGSIDTSLVTPAPTLNVKEGAVFRPSDFNADLQRISEQLGKTVTLQYQQSPSDPTRVDVQLVITDIPAGKIQQVTIEGNTAIPDETLIAALKSKVGQTFSLPQAQEDLLALQRAYREKGFDVVIPENAVGFDGKVLTFKLTEVTIGGYDIKWEGAQRTNEDFVRSQLPAVGSALNADTFRKYLGRLVQGGVVKALNVQPVPTDDPSKVRLAITLQDVPSLNVSPGLTYAPGEGFAGDLQVTDTNLFGIGHQLSASLNFTPNEARQVLGGSVSYGLPYLGTPEQPISGKVTVSSNVTPNVDIKNGTVAIGRQYTERNNQLTVEAATPLNDNVSLSGGVQGEIKQYFLEPGAADSLPDSDPAVTQNLPGRGWTVQAFSSVNADYADSASFPTTGFRASVNASYGFGFEKSNLNWGKVAGGLRGYVDLTPGAPVNLVLAGRVDAGTIIGTAPESALFRVGGSQFDDRFSLKGFDEASFTGKNFFTAGVEARADFGLKTDFLQGMYALGFVDAGDAWTQNDFNMNVGYGLGIQANLGPESFVIPVRMDYAFSNLYPRGKFSIKLGFLF
- a CDS encoding NUDIX hydrolase — protein: MPLSRVIPLKRAAHVYLVQDGHLLLVTERMDDGSIFWGLPGGKARDGESLADAAVRQVKEETGLEMFDLEFISLLEGEMLSMTKHAHYANFARFTGKFRGELQPNDPEVLSAEWIPFDQVMQLVRFGPPPEFEERNPLIWVPTQDFLAGNPKAYYPI